The following proteins are encoded in a genomic region of Oncorhynchus keta strain PuntledgeMale-10-30-2019 chromosome 6, Oket_V2, whole genome shotgun sequence:
- the LOC118376630 gene encoding putative bifunctional UDP-N-acetylglucosamine transferase and deubiquitinase ALG13 isoform X4, whose translation MFIFYAESYEALHIYCFFIYNILKMQKALKKYFVNMDEYLASIGLYRKMMARDASCLFRAVSEQMYCSQNYHQKIRKDCVTFMRENRCNFEPFVEGSFEKYLERLEDPKETTGQVEIKALSSLYRRCFLVYRYPGKPPTEITEVDYMEKILLCCSNNGHYDVVYPRNYPIHAALCQALLYELLYTQVLGVGEAEVQGALEGFHGGGRRYRNSLSVCSEDAGYDTPEDRGQTLRDDWEFNGHSRTEDKARPGAEEAKTPDGPAKLSLPYKVLKALDSEMYRNVQFDVWHDSRREMQKTDYMVFAGRQYFLGDKCQVRLDPKGKYYNAFIQEVGTHPSAVTVFIEELGEKHLVSLTNFKPVNPVPAWNITPSRKGPSYSRPEQYPGEMDSELRGRRRFFKKPRGKEMLMVAGLPPRFQSGPGGLPPGRAPGMHAPTPPPETMPYEHYRPHLPPRPPRGYGPPRSSARFLNNHPLVGPEMTYYPHSGKRCYHSFDNYSFRSRRQIPAINKECQFSYVPETGQEAQDMEGTITFYEIEGGDETAFPPLSGQTVENPMVPALPTFWVQQGPSPIPTSGKQALTSSEEDADERSNGDDQGEYSEEYIYTGEDTVFQSPSVYAAAESTANLTIEEGGSRAGSPQEGMASYSYTQSQQVVVKSAVMPAQALTTAPATIFTSSSSSSQTLPAPIASPSNYPQGAPMPPHAMGRQVSSIQVPPSSPWFVNEMGEAVSTIPPPPYSYDSNANDLPRDGKVLQYYFNLGVQWYQQSYWHSMVQMQQAYQQPNAEQQFQSYSGAPPPSDHTVPQSYPETGRAGPDGQGDVLANGTPLPMDPPSAGAPGTVFYPLLQDQCSQPPLHTYEPYVPMLSATYHYLTPWNSGPAQPHVHASYCPSNHPVNYVTAPTHPGHFIPPSM comes from the exons ATGTTTATCTTCTACGCGGAAAGTTATGAAGCTTTGCAtatttattgtttttttatttacaaCATCCTTAAAATGCAGAAAGCCTTGAAGAAGTATTTTGTAAACATGGACGAGTATCTAGCCAGCATCGGTCTCTACAGGAAAATGATGGCACGAGACGCGTCCTGTCTATTTCGAGCTGTCTCTGAGCAG ATGTATTGCTCTCAGAATTACCATCAAAAGATAAGGAAAGACTGTGTCACCTTCATGAGAGAGAACCGATGCAACTTTGAACCT TTTGTTGAAGGGTCGTTTGAGAAGTATCTGGAACGTCTGGAGGACCCCAAG GAAACCACTGGCCAAGTTGAGATAAAGGCTTTGTCGTCGTTGTACAG GCGGTGCTTCCTTGTATACAGGTATCCTGGGAAGCCACCAACGGAGATAACTGAAGTAGACTACATGGAGAAG ATTCTGCTGTGTTGCTCCAACAATGGCCATTATGATGTTGTGTACCCCAGGAACTACCCCATCCACGCAGCTCTGTGTCAAG CTCTGTTGTATGAGCTGCTGTACACACAAGTCCTTGGTGTCGGCGAGGCAGAGGTGCAAGGAGCCCTGGAAGGGTTCCATGGCGGAGGTCGTCGCTATAGGAACAGCCTGTCGGTGTGCAGTGAGGATGCAGGCTATGACACCCCTGAGGACAGGGGTCAGACTCTGAG GGATGATTGGGAGTTCAATGGGCACAGTCGCACAGAGGACAAAGCCCGGCCTGGAGCAGAGGAAGCAAAG ACTCCAGATGGACCAGCAAAACTCTCTCTCCCGTACAAGGTGCTCAAAGCACTGGATTCTGAGATGTACAGAAATGTCCAGTTTGATGTATGGCACGACAGTCGCAGAG AGATGCAGAAAACTGATTACATGGTGTTTGCTGGAAGACAGTACTTCTTGGGAGACAAGTGTCAG GTTCGTCTAGACCCCAAAGGGAAGTATTACAATGCTTTCATTCAGGAGGTGGGCACTCACCCCAGCGCTGTGACAGTGTTCATCGAAGAGCTTGGAGAAAA ACATCTTGTGTCTCTGACTAACTTCAAGCCTGTGAACCCTGTCCCTGCCTGGAACATCACCCCGAGCCGCAAGGGACCATCATACAGCCGGCCTGAGCAGTATCCTGGAGAGATGG ATTCAGAGTTGCGGGGCCGGCGGCGTTTCTTTAAGAAACCCAGAGGGAAGGAGATGCTGATGGTGGCTGGCCTGCCTCCCCGCTTTCAATCAGGCCCTGGCGGCCTACCCCCTGGGCGTGCCCCTGGCATGCatgcccccacaccaccaccagagACAATGCCCTACGAACACTATCGGCCTCATCTTCCACCCAGGCCCCCGCGAGGATATGGCCCACCCAG AAGTTCAGCCCGTTTCCTGAACAATCATCCCCTCGTTGGGCCAGAGATGACATACTACCCTCACTCAGGAAAACGCTGCTACCACAGCTTCGACAACTACTCATTCAGGTCACG GCGCCAGATCCCTGCTATCAACAAGGAGTGCCAGTTCAGCTACGTCCCcgagacaggacaggaggcacAGGACATGGAAGGAACAATCACCTTCTATGAGATTGAGGGGGGAGATGAAACTGCCTTCCCTCCCTTGTCG GGACAGACTGTAGAAAATCCCATGGTTCCAGCACTCCCTACATTCTGGGTGCAGCAGGGGCCAAGCCCCATCCCCACATCTGGTAAACAGGCCTTGACCTCATCAGAGGAGGACGCTGACGAGAGGAGCAATGGTGACGACCAGG GTGAATATTCAGAGGAGTACATCTATACTGGTGAAG ACACAGTGTTCCAGAGCCCATCTGTGTATGCTGCGGCAGAGTCCACTGCCAACCTG ACCATTGAAGAGGGAGGATCTCGTGCTGGCTCACCACAAGAGGGCATGGCTAGCTATAGCTACACTCAGTCACAGCAG GTGGTGGTGAAGTCAGCAGTCATGCCTGCACAGGCTTTAACCACAGCCCCAGCAACTATCTTCACCTCTTCCTCTAGCAGCTCTCAGACCCTTCCAGCACCAATTGCTTCACCCTCAAACTATCCTCAAGGGGCTCCCATGCCCCCACACGCAATGGGCAGACAAG TTTCATCCATTCAggttcccccttcctctccctggtTTGTGAATGAGATGGGGGAAGCGGTCAGCACCATACCCCCTCCACCTTACTCCTATGACTCCAACGCCAACGACCTTCCACGAG ATGGCAAGGTCCTCCAATATTACTTTAATTTAGGAGTCCAA TGGTACCAGCAGAGCTATTGGCATTCCATGGTACAGATGCAGCAGGCGTATCAGCAGCCTAATGCCGAGCAACAGTTCCAGTCCTACTCCGGAGCCCCTCCTCCCTCTGATCACACAGTCCCCCAGTCCTACCCAGAGACTGGGAGAGCAGGGCCTGATGGCCAGGGAGATGTTCTTGCCAATG GCACCCCCCTGCCCATGGACCCTCCCTCAGCAGGAGCCCCAGGCACAGTGTTCTACCCCTTGCTTCAGGACCAGTGCAGCCAACCCCCCCTCCACACCTACGAGCCTTATGTTCCGATGCTCTCTGCCACCTACCATTACCTCACACCCTGGAACTCAGGCCCTGCCCAACCACATGTGCACGCATCCTACTGCCCCTCCAATCACCCAGTCAACTATGTCACTGCACCCACACACCCAGGGCACTTTATTCCTCCCAGCATGTAA
- the LOC118376630 gene encoding putative bifunctional UDP-N-acetylglucosamine transferase and deubiquitinase ALG13 isoform X1, with translation MFIFYAESYEALHIYCFFIYNILKMQKALKKYFVNMDEYLASIGLYRKMMARDASCLFRAVSEQMYCSQNYHQKIRKDCVTFMRENRCNFEPFVEGSFEKYLERLEDPKETTGQVEIKALSSLYRRCFLVYRYPGKPPTEITEVDYMEKILLCCSNNGHYDVVYPRNYPIHAALCQALLYELLYTQVLGVGEAEVQGALEGFHGGGRRYRNSLSVCSEDAGYDTPEDRGQTLRDDWEFNGHSRTEDKARPGAEEAKTPDGPAKLSLPYKVLKALDSEMYRNVQFDVWHDSRREMQKTDYMVFAGRQYFLGDKCQVRLDPKGKYYNAFIQEVGTHPSAVTVFIEELGEKHLVSLTNFKPVNPVPAWNITPSRKGPSYSRPEQYPGEMDSELRGRRRFFKKPRGKEMLMVAGLPPRFQSGPGGLPPGRAPGMHAPTPPPETMPYEHYRPHLPPRPPRGYGPPRSSARFLNNHPLVGPEMTYYPHSGKRCYHSFDNYSFRSRSCSRSRRQIPAINKECQFSYVPETGQEAQDMEGTITFYEIEGGDETAFPPLSGQTVENPMVPALPTFWVQQGPSPIPTSGKQALTSSEEDADERSNGDDQGEYSEEYIYTGEDTVFQSPSVYAAAESTANLTIEEGGSRAGSPQEGMASYSYTQSQQVVVKSAVMPAQALTTAPATIFTSSSSSSQTLPAPIASPSNYPQGAPMPPHAMGRQVSSIQVPPSSPWFVNEMGEAVSTIPPPPYSYDSNANDLPRDGKVLQYYFNLGVQWYQQSYWHSMVQMQQAYQQPNAEQQFQSYSGAPPPSDHTVPQSYPETGRAGPDGQGDVLANGTPLPMDPPSAGAPGTVFYPLLQDQCSQPPLHTYEPYVPMLSATYHYLTPWNSGPAQPHVHASYCPSNHPVNYVTAPTHPGHFIPPSM, from the exons ATGTTTATCTTCTACGCGGAAAGTTATGAAGCTTTGCAtatttattgtttttttatttacaaCATCCTTAAAATGCAGAAAGCCTTGAAGAAGTATTTTGTAAACATGGACGAGTATCTAGCCAGCATCGGTCTCTACAGGAAAATGATGGCACGAGACGCGTCCTGTCTATTTCGAGCTGTCTCTGAGCAG ATGTATTGCTCTCAGAATTACCATCAAAAGATAAGGAAAGACTGTGTCACCTTCATGAGAGAGAACCGATGCAACTTTGAACCT TTTGTTGAAGGGTCGTTTGAGAAGTATCTGGAACGTCTGGAGGACCCCAAG GAAACCACTGGCCAAGTTGAGATAAAGGCTTTGTCGTCGTTGTACAG GCGGTGCTTCCTTGTATACAGGTATCCTGGGAAGCCACCAACGGAGATAACTGAAGTAGACTACATGGAGAAG ATTCTGCTGTGTTGCTCCAACAATGGCCATTATGATGTTGTGTACCCCAGGAACTACCCCATCCACGCAGCTCTGTGTCAAG CTCTGTTGTATGAGCTGCTGTACACACAAGTCCTTGGTGTCGGCGAGGCAGAGGTGCAAGGAGCCCTGGAAGGGTTCCATGGCGGAGGTCGTCGCTATAGGAACAGCCTGTCGGTGTGCAGTGAGGATGCAGGCTATGACACCCCTGAGGACAGGGGTCAGACTCTGAG GGATGATTGGGAGTTCAATGGGCACAGTCGCACAGAGGACAAAGCCCGGCCTGGAGCAGAGGAAGCAAAG ACTCCAGATGGACCAGCAAAACTCTCTCTCCCGTACAAGGTGCTCAAAGCACTGGATTCTGAGATGTACAGAAATGTCCAGTTTGATGTATGGCACGACAGTCGCAGAG AGATGCAGAAAACTGATTACATGGTGTTTGCTGGAAGACAGTACTTCTTGGGAGACAAGTGTCAG GTTCGTCTAGACCCCAAAGGGAAGTATTACAATGCTTTCATTCAGGAGGTGGGCACTCACCCCAGCGCTGTGACAGTGTTCATCGAAGAGCTTGGAGAAAA ACATCTTGTGTCTCTGACTAACTTCAAGCCTGTGAACCCTGTCCCTGCCTGGAACATCACCCCGAGCCGCAAGGGACCATCATACAGCCGGCCTGAGCAGTATCCTGGAGAGATGG ATTCAGAGTTGCGGGGCCGGCGGCGTTTCTTTAAGAAACCCAGAGGGAAGGAGATGCTGATGGTGGCTGGCCTGCCTCCCCGCTTTCAATCAGGCCCTGGCGGCCTACCCCCTGGGCGTGCCCCTGGCATGCatgcccccacaccaccaccagagACAATGCCCTACGAACACTATCGGCCTCATCTTCCACCCAGGCCCCCGCGAGGATATGGCCCACCCAG AAGTTCAGCCCGTTTCCTGAACAATCATCCCCTCGTTGGGCCAGAGATGACATACTACCCTCACTCAGGAAAACGCTGCTACCACAGCTTCGACAACTACTCATTCAGGTCAC GCTCTTGCAGCCGAAGCAGGCGCCAGATCCCTGCTATCAACAAGGAGTGCCAGTTCAGCTACGTCCCcgagacaggacaggaggcacAGGACATGGAAGGAACAATCACCTTCTATGAGATTGAGGGGGGAGATGAAACTGCCTTCCCTCCCTTGTCG GGACAGACTGTAGAAAATCCCATGGTTCCAGCACTCCCTACATTCTGGGTGCAGCAGGGGCCAAGCCCCATCCCCACATCTGGTAAACAGGCCTTGACCTCATCAGAGGAGGACGCTGACGAGAGGAGCAATGGTGACGACCAGG GTGAATATTCAGAGGAGTACATCTATACTGGTGAAG ACACAGTGTTCCAGAGCCCATCTGTGTATGCTGCGGCAGAGTCCACTGCCAACCTG ACCATTGAAGAGGGAGGATCTCGTGCTGGCTCACCACAAGAGGGCATGGCTAGCTATAGCTACACTCAGTCACAGCAG GTGGTGGTGAAGTCAGCAGTCATGCCTGCACAGGCTTTAACCACAGCCCCAGCAACTATCTTCACCTCTTCCTCTAGCAGCTCTCAGACCCTTCCAGCACCAATTGCTTCACCCTCAAACTATCCTCAAGGGGCTCCCATGCCCCCACACGCAATGGGCAGACAAG TTTCATCCATTCAggttcccccttcctctccctggtTTGTGAATGAGATGGGGGAAGCGGTCAGCACCATACCCCCTCCACCTTACTCCTATGACTCCAACGCCAACGACCTTCCACGAG ATGGCAAGGTCCTCCAATATTACTTTAATTTAGGAGTCCAA TGGTACCAGCAGAGCTATTGGCATTCCATGGTACAGATGCAGCAGGCGTATCAGCAGCCTAATGCCGAGCAACAGTTCCAGTCCTACTCCGGAGCCCCTCCTCCCTCTGATCACACAGTCCCCCAGTCCTACCCAGAGACTGGGAGAGCAGGGCCTGATGGCCAGGGAGATGTTCTTGCCAATG GCACCCCCCTGCCCATGGACCCTCCCTCAGCAGGAGCCCCAGGCACAGTGTTCTACCCCTTGCTTCAGGACCAGTGCAGCCAACCCCCCCTCCACACCTACGAGCCTTATGTTCCGATGCTCTCTGCCACCTACCATTACCTCACACCCTGGAACTCAGGCCCTGCCCAACCACATGTGCACGCATCCTACTGCCCCTCCAATCACCCAGTCAACTATGTCACTGCACCCACACACCCAGGGCACTTTATTCCTCCCAGCATGTAA
- the LOC118376630 gene encoding putative bifunctional UDP-N-acetylglucosamine transferase and deubiquitinase ALG13 isoform X3, translating into MFIFYAESYEALHIYCFFIYNILKMQKALKKYFVNMDEYLASIGLYRKMMARDASCLFRAVSEQMYCSQNYHQKIRKDCVTFMRENRCNFEPFVEGSFEKYLERLEDPKETTGQVEIKALSSLYRRCFLVYRYPGKPPTEITEVDYMEKILLCCSNNGHYDVVYPRNYPIHAALCQALLYELLYTQVLGVGEAEVQGALEGFHGGGRRYRNSLSVCSEDAGYDTPEDRGQTLRDDWEFNGHSRTEDKARPGAEEAKTPDGPAKLSLPYKVLKALDSEMYRNVQFDVWHDSRREMQKTDYMVFAGRQYFLGDKCQVRLDPKGKYYNAFIQEVGTHPSAVTVFIEELGEKHLVSLTNFKPVNPVPAWNITPSRKGPSYSRPEQYPGEMDSELRGRRRFFKKPRGKEMLMVAGLPPRFQSGPGGLPPGRAPGMHAPTPPPETMPYEHYRPHLPPRPPRGYGPPRSSARFLNNHPLVGPEMTYYPHSGKRCYHSFDNYSFSRSRRQIPAINKECQFSYVPETGQEAQDMEGTITFYEIEGGDETAFPPLSGQTVENPMVPALPTFWVQQGPSPIPTSGKQALTSSEEDADERSNGDDQGEYSEEYIYTGEDTVFQSPSVYAAAESTANLTIEEGGSRAGSPQEGMASYSYTQSQQVVVKSAVMPAQALTTAPATIFTSSSSSSQTLPAPIASPSNYPQGAPMPPHAMGRQVSSIQVPPSSPWFVNEMGEAVSTIPPPPYSYDSNANDLPRDGKVLQYYFNLGVQWYQQSYWHSMVQMQQAYQQPNAEQQFQSYSGAPPPSDHTVPQSYPETGRAGPDGQGDVLANGTPLPMDPPSAGAPGTVFYPLLQDQCSQPPLHTYEPYVPMLSATYHYLTPWNSGPAQPHVHASYCPSNHPVNYVTAPTHPGHFIPPSM; encoded by the exons ATGTTTATCTTCTACGCGGAAAGTTATGAAGCTTTGCAtatttattgtttttttatttacaaCATCCTTAAAATGCAGAAAGCCTTGAAGAAGTATTTTGTAAACATGGACGAGTATCTAGCCAGCATCGGTCTCTACAGGAAAATGATGGCACGAGACGCGTCCTGTCTATTTCGAGCTGTCTCTGAGCAG ATGTATTGCTCTCAGAATTACCATCAAAAGATAAGGAAAGACTGTGTCACCTTCATGAGAGAGAACCGATGCAACTTTGAACCT TTTGTTGAAGGGTCGTTTGAGAAGTATCTGGAACGTCTGGAGGACCCCAAG GAAACCACTGGCCAAGTTGAGATAAAGGCTTTGTCGTCGTTGTACAG GCGGTGCTTCCTTGTATACAGGTATCCTGGGAAGCCACCAACGGAGATAACTGAAGTAGACTACATGGAGAAG ATTCTGCTGTGTTGCTCCAACAATGGCCATTATGATGTTGTGTACCCCAGGAACTACCCCATCCACGCAGCTCTGTGTCAAG CTCTGTTGTATGAGCTGCTGTACACACAAGTCCTTGGTGTCGGCGAGGCAGAGGTGCAAGGAGCCCTGGAAGGGTTCCATGGCGGAGGTCGTCGCTATAGGAACAGCCTGTCGGTGTGCAGTGAGGATGCAGGCTATGACACCCCTGAGGACAGGGGTCAGACTCTGAG GGATGATTGGGAGTTCAATGGGCACAGTCGCACAGAGGACAAAGCCCGGCCTGGAGCAGAGGAAGCAAAG ACTCCAGATGGACCAGCAAAACTCTCTCTCCCGTACAAGGTGCTCAAAGCACTGGATTCTGAGATGTACAGAAATGTCCAGTTTGATGTATGGCACGACAGTCGCAGAG AGATGCAGAAAACTGATTACATGGTGTTTGCTGGAAGACAGTACTTCTTGGGAGACAAGTGTCAG GTTCGTCTAGACCCCAAAGGGAAGTATTACAATGCTTTCATTCAGGAGGTGGGCACTCACCCCAGCGCTGTGACAGTGTTCATCGAAGAGCTTGGAGAAAA ACATCTTGTGTCTCTGACTAACTTCAAGCCTGTGAACCCTGTCCCTGCCTGGAACATCACCCCGAGCCGCAAGGGACCATCATACAGCCGGCCTGAGCAGTATCCTGGAGAGATGG ATTCAGAGTTGCGGGGCCGGCGGCGTTTCTTTAAGAAACCCAGAGGGAAGGAGATGCTGATGGTGGCTGGCCTGCCTCCCCGCTTTCAATCAGGCCCTGGCGGCCTACCCCCTGGGCGTGCCCCTGGCATGCatgcccccacaccaccaccagagACAATGCCCTACGAACACTATCGGCCTCATCTTCCACCCAGGCCCCCGCGAGGATATGGCCCACCCAG AAGTTCAGCCCGTTTCCTGAACAATCATCCCCTCGTTGGGCCAGAGATGACATACTACCCTCACTCAGGAAAACGCTGCTACCACAGCTTCGACAACTACTCATTCAG CCGAAGCAGGCGCCAGATCCCTGCTATCAACAAGGAGTGCCAGTTCAGCTACGTCCCcgagacaggacaggaggcacAGGACATGGAAGGAACAATCACCTTCTATGAGATTGAGGGGGGAGATGAAACTGCCTTCCCTCCCTTGTCG GGACAGACTGTAGAAAATCCCATGGTTCCAGCACTCCCTACATTCTGGGTGCAGCAGGGGCCAAGCCCCATCCCCACATCTGGTAAACAGGCCTTGACCTCATCAGAGGAGGACGCTGACGAGAGGAGCAATGGTGACGACCAGG GTGAATATTCAGAGGAGTACATCTATACTGGTGAAG ACACAGTGTTCCAGAGCCCATCTGTGTATGCTGCGGCAGAGTCCACTGCCAACCTG ACCATTGAAGAGGGAGGATCTCGTGCTGGCTCACCACAAGAGGGCATGGCTAGCTATAGCTACACTCAGTCACAGCAG GTGGTGGTGAAGTCAGCAGTCATGCCTGCACAGGCTTTAACCACAGCCCCAGCAACTATCTTCACCTCTTCCTCTAGCAGCTCTCAGACCCTTCCAGCACCAATTGCTTCACCCTCAAACTATCCTCAAGGGGCTCCCATGCCCCCACACGCAATGGGCAGACAAG TTTCATCCATTCAggttcccccttcctctccctggtTTGTGAATGAGATGGGGGAAGCGGTCAGCACCATACCCCCTCCACCTTACTCCTATGACTCCAACGCCAACGACCTTCCACGAG ATGGCAAGGTCCTCCAATATTACTTTAATTTAGGAGTCCAA TGGTACCAGCAGAGCTATTGGCATTCCATGGTACAGATGCAGCAGGCGTATCAGCAGCCTAATGCCGAGCAACAGTTCCAGTCCTACTCCGGAGCCCCTCCTCCCTCTGATCACACAGTCCCCCAGTCCTACCCAGAGACTGGGAGAGCAGGGCCTGATGGCCAGGGAGATGTTCTTGCCAATG GCACCCCCCTGCCCATGGACCCTCCCTCAGCAGGAGCCCCAGGCACAGTGTTCTACCCCTTGCTTCAGGACCAGTGCAGCCAACCCCCCCTCCACACCTACGAGCCTTATGTTCCGATGCTCTCTGCCACCTACCATTACCTCACACCCTGGAACTCAGGCCCTGCCCAACCACATGTGCACGCATCCTACTGCCCCTCCAATCACCCAGTCAACTATGTCACTGCACCCACACACCCAGGGCACTTTATTCCTCCCAGCATGTAA